A single genomic interval of Rosistilla ulvae harbors:
- a CDS encoding linear amide C-N hydrolase, with product MSGLYLTCFSIMALAIAATTVQACSRILWNSNKLAVVVSRTMDWPTSTEPILTLLPRGLQHDGGKVGPQVLVKENPAKWTSKYGSLVTTVYGIGTADGFNEKGLGVHMLFLTATDFGERDETKPAVHAGLWGQYLLDNAANVKEAIELQEAIQIVMVEAKGRMATVHLAIEDASGDSAILEFIDGKLVVHHGRQFRIMTNDPTYDQQIELLDKLDFSNPSSETPLPGNVKPTDRFQRASYYAALLPEPKNEREAVAGVLAIARNVSVPFGAPYKGFGIYNTEYRTVMNLTNLRYFFELTTSPNVIWAELSKFDLNPGAPVKVLDPDNIDLSGDVSSHFQTLPQAPF from the coding sequence TTAGCATCATGGCGTTGGCGATTGCTGCCACCACGGTCCAAGCCTGTTCTCGCATCCTGTGGAACAGCAATAAGCTGGCGGTCGTCGTGTCGCGGACGATGGACTGGCCGACATCGACCGAACCGATCTTGACGCTGCTGCCGCGCGGTCTGCAACACGACGGCGGAAAAGTGGGACCGCAGGTACTGGTCAAAGAGAACCCGGCGAAGTGGACCTCAAAATATGGCAGCTTGGTCACCACGGTCTACGGGATCGGGACCGCCGACGGGTTCAACGAGAAGGGCTTGGGCGTACACATGCTGTTCCTAACCGCCACCGATTTCGGCGAGCGCGACGAAACGAAGCCAGCGGTTCACGCGGGGCTGTGGGGACAGTACCTGTTGGACAACGCGGCCAACGTCAAAGAAGCGATCGAACTGCAAGAAGCGATCCAGATCGTGATGGTCGAAGCGAAGGGACGCATGGCGACGGTCCATCTGGCGATCGAAGACGCCAGCGGCGACTCGGCGATCCTGGAGTTCATCGATGGCAAGCTGGTCGTCCATCACGGTCGGCAGTTTCGGATCATGACCAACGACCCGACCTACGATCAGCAGATCGAATTGCTCGACAAGCTCGACTTCTCCAATCCCAGCAGCGAAACGCCTCTGCCCGGAAACGTCAAACCAACCGATCGCTTCCAGCGGGCAAGCTACTATGCGGCGCTGCTGCCCGAACCGAAGAACGAACGCGAAGCGGTTGCCGGTGTGCTGGCGATCGCCCGCAACGTTTCGGTCCCCTTCGGTGCTCCCTACAAAGGGTTTGGAATCTACAACACGGAGTATCGCACCGTGATGAACCTGACCAACCTGCGTTATTTCTTCGAACTGACGACCAGCCCCAACGTGATCTGGGCCGAACTTTCAAAGTTCGACCTGAATCCCGGTGCCCCCGTTAAGGTCTTGGATCCCGACAACATCGATCTCTCCGGCGACGTCAGCTCGCATTTCCAGACGCTTCCGCAAGCGCCGTTCTAA
- a CDS encoding acetyltransferase: protein MFVKERATGDLVRIERVDELANPQSSCVLGWRQAGEEEQEVMQFRKEGLVFPSNEPLPQCWCDAHYQCTDIAKRYTPVGH from the coding sequence ATGTTTGTCAAAGAAAGAGCGACTGGCGATCTAGTGCGCATCGAACGCGTCGACGAACTGGCCAACCCGCAATCAAGCTGTGTGCTTGGCTGGCGGCAGGCGGGTGAAGAGGAGCAAGAGGTGATGCAGTTCCGCAAGGAAGGACTTGTCTTTCCTTCCAACGAACCGTTGCCGCAGTGTTGGTGTGATGCACACTACCAATGCACCGATATCGCGAAACGTTATACGCCAGTTGGCCACTAG
- a CDS encoding class I SAM-dependent DNA methyltransferase codes for MPHRHRIQFPPHDANNLEQDEVTFQLVEGDRRLELRFHDYDQIYLRPGLYEQVFYDRLKCTSPKKVGELLKRTLDGSEQNFTEMRVLDLGAGNGMMGELLKAYGVARLIGADIIPEAKDACYRDRPGVYDEYYVADFTNLKPELAEEISDWSIDCLTSVAALGFGDIPPEAFFQSLQFVAKGGWVAFNIKETFLDRSDSSGFSRFIRELIFSKYLDIHHIERYRHRLSMEGTPLYYFALVAQKTADIPTDFLEVNEIGS; via the coding sequence ATGCCTCACCGACACCGAATTCAGTTCCCACCACACGATGCCAATAACCTCGAACAGGATGAGGTCACATTTCAGCTTGTGGAGGGGGACCGCCGGTTGGAATTACGCTTTCACGACTACGACCAAATCTATCTGCGACCGGGGCTCTACGAGCAAGTCTTCTATGATCGGTTGAAATGCACGTCGCCCAAGAAAGTTGGCGAGTTGCTGAAACGGACGCTCGACGGCAGCGAACAGAACTTCACCGAGATGCGGGTTCTGGATCTGGGAGCCGGCAACGGCATGATGGGTGAACTGCTGAAAGCCTACGGTGTCGCTCGGTTGATAGGTGCGGACATCATTCCCGAGGCGAAAGACGCTTGTTACCGCGACCGTCCTGGGGTCTACGACGAATATTACGTCGCGGATTTCACCAACTTGAAACCGGAACTGGCCGAAGAGATCTCCGATTGGTCGATCGATTGCCTGACCTCGGTCGCCGCCTTGGGATTTGGAGATATCCCGCCGGAGGCGTTTTTCCAATCGCTGCAGTTCGTCGCTAAGGGAGGCTGGGTGGCGTTTAACATCAAAGAAACGTTCCTCGACCGCTCCGACAGTTCGGGCTTCTCGCGATTCATCCGAGAATTGATCTTCTCCAAATACTTGGACATCCATCACATCGAACGCTACCGACACCGGTTATCGATGGAAGGAACTCCGCTGTATTATTTCGCCTTGGTCGCGCAAAAGACCGCCGACATCCCAACAGACTTTCTTGAAGTCAACGAGATCGGCAGCTAG